Proteins from one Actinomycetota bacterium genomic window:
- a CDS encoding glycosyltransferase family 4 protein, translating to MSGPAVAFIDCLHGSGKEGGADIAARDLAERLRGAGARTRILSFRDGIPLALPDLLKTKPLLRELTAFPLGGRKGMREAEGGYDVIHLNSLALAPLYRPRLPVVITLHNIQCQKFTRYMGAGRLPLLFNRLTRFPFRLSERRAAGNIDRFICVHRGIADFLRDGMGIAEDRIAVIPNGVDTELFRPGGDKVRRVVFVGRATTTKGFDVLAEAAPMIDAPIMAVTNKMRPAMAARAAAAGMEVRWDLSHRELAPLISSSSLLVLPSWDEEQPLVVIEAMSCGLPVVTTPAGASDLIRDGQGGLVVPPHDPRALARAVNHILGDERMIESMGAANRHIAEASHAWPVVVARVMDVYGDVLDSARRGGGPPY from the coding sequence ATGTCCGGGCCCGCGGTAGCTTTCATCGACTGCCTGCACGGCAGCGGCAAGGAGGGCGGCGCGGACATCGCCGCCCGGGACCTGGCGGAACGCCTGCGCGGGGCCGGCGCCAGGACCCGCATCCTGTCCTTCCGTGATGGCATACCCCTGGCGCTTCCGGACCTCCTGAAGACCAAGCCGCTGCTACGGGAACTCACGGCCTTTCCCCTGGGCGGCCGCAAGGGGATGCGGGAGGCTGAGGGTGGGTACGACGTCATCCACCTCAACTCCCTGGCCCTGGCCCCCCTCTACAGGCCCCGCCTCCCCGTCGTCATCACCCTGCACAACATCCAGTGCCAGAAGTTCACCAGGTACATGGGGGCCGGACGCCTTCCCCTGCTCTTCAACCGCCTCACCCGCTTCCCTTTCCGGCTGTCCGAGAGGCGGGCGGCCGGGAACATCGACCGCTTCATCTGCGTGCACCGGGGCATCGCCGACTTCCTGCGGGACGGGATGGGGATAGCGGAGGACCGTATCGCGGTGATCCCCAACGGCGTGGACACCGAGCTGTTCAGGCCCGGAGGAGACAAGGTCAGGCGCGTCGTCTTCGTGGGGAGGGCCACCACCACCAAGGGGTTCGACGTGCTGGCGGAGGCGGCGCCCATGATCGACGCCCCGATCATGGCCGTGACCAACAAGATGCGGCCGGCCATGGCGGCGAGGGCCGCGGCGGCGGGCATGGAGGTCAGGTGGGACCTGAGCCACCGGGAACTGGCCCCTCTGATATCATCGTCGAGCCTCCTGGTCCTGCCCTCCTGGGACGAGGAGCAGCCGCTGGTGGTCATCGAGGCCATGTCCTGCGGCCTGCCCGTGGTGACCACCCCCGCGGGGGCGTCCGACCTCATCCGCGACGGCCAGGGCGGCCTGGTGGTCCCGCCCCACGACCCGCGGGCCCTGGCACGGGCCGTCAACCACATCCTGGGCGACGAGCGCATGATAGAGTCCATGGGCGCGGCCAACCGGCATATCGCCGAGGCCAGCCATGCCTGGCCCGTGGTGGTCGCGCGGGTGATGGATGTCTACGGCGATGTCCTCGACAGCGCCCGCCGGGGCGGGGGGCCGCCCTATTGA
- a CDS encoding NDP-sugar synthase — MRAMILAAGLGTRLRPLTEEISKPMVPIVNRPVMEHIVDLLSRHGFRRLYVNLHYHPDVITSHFSGGERWGLTIKYSYEEELLGTAGGVKRLAGELRGDTFLVISGDALTDLDLSALMAFHRAHGCIATLVITPVNDPSKYGVVITEEDGRIIGFQEKPSREEAQSFVANSGIYVFEPEVLEMIPEGFYDFGSQLFPRFLEEGTAFYGYRHSDYWNDVGSMEEYKAGNFDALTGKVKVRIPGARIGENVWIGDGTVVGEEVVMVGPICIGSDCEVRKGARLFGPLVVGDRTVIDEGAILYRGIKWGDGYIGKDAHLLDSIVGWEAEIGDGAALLADTVVGHRTVIGEGSIIHPSVSIMPGSVIEKNLHFKGEPDEEE, encoded by the coding sequence ATGAGGGCGATGATTCTGGCCGCCGGCCTGGGCACGCGCCTGCGCCCCCTCACCGAGGAGATCTCCAAGCCCATGGTCCCCATCGTCAACCGGCCGGTGATGGAGCATATCGTCGACCTCCTCTCCCGCCACGGGTTTCGCAGGCTTTACGTCAACCTCCACTACCATCCCGACGTCATCACCAGCCATTTCTCAGGCGGCGAGCGCTGGGGGCTGACCATCAAATACTCCTACGAGGAGGAACTGCTGGGCACCGCGGGGGGGGTGAAGAGGCTCGCAGGCGAACTGAGAGGGGATACCTTCCTGGTCATCAGCGGGGACGCCCTCACCGACCTCGACCTTTCTGCCCTCATGGCATTCCACCGGGCACACGGCTGCATCGCCACCCTGGTCATCACCCCGGTGAACGACCCCTCCAAGTACGGAGTGGTCATAACCGAGGAGGACGGGCGCATCATCGGTTTTCAGGAGAAGCCCAGCCGCGAGGAGGCGCAGAGCTTCGTGGCCAACAGCGGCATCTACGTCTTCGAGCCCGAGGTCCTGGAGATGATCCCGGAGGGCTTCTACGATTTCGGCTCCCAGCTCTTCCCCCGCTTCCTGGAGGAGGGCACCGCGTTCTACGGTTACCGCCACTCCGACTACTGGAACGACGTGGGGAGCATGGAGGAATACAAGGCCGGCAATTTCGACGCCCTCACCGGCAAGGTCAAGGTGAGGATACCCGGGGCGCGCATAGGCGAGAACGTCTGGATCGGCGACGGGACGGTGGTGGGAGAAGAGGTGGTCATGGTCGGGCCCATCTGCATCGGCTCCGACTGCGAGGTGAGGAAGGGCGCCAGGCTCTTCGGACCCCTGGTGGTGGGGGACCGCACCGTCATCGACGAGGGGGCCATCCTCTACCGGGGGATCAAGTGGGGGGATGGCTATATCGGCAAGGACGCTCACCTCCTCGACTCCATCGTGGGCTGGGAGGCCGAGATAGGCGACGGCGCCGCCCTGCTCGCGGACACGGTGGTCGGGCACCGCACGGTCATCGGCGAGGGCAGCATCATCCACCCCAGCGTGAGCATCATGCCCGGCTCGGTGATCGAGAAGAACCTCCACTTCAAGGGCGAGCCCGACGAAGAGGAATAG
- the mtnA gene encoding S-methyl-5-thioribose-1-phosphate isomerase — protein sequence MKGSSFKAVDWRDGKVILLDQTRLPAEEVYLELTDWREVAEAIATMRVRGAPAIGITAAYGVVLAAQAGGPGAGFTLACDELARTRPTAVNLSWAVERMRDLTGRTSAAELTGVLLAEADRIAAEQDAADRAIGELGADLLPEACRVLTHCNAGGLATYSYGTALGVIKAAHARGKVAHVWVDETRPLLQGARLTAWELQREGVPMAVICDSMAGHLMSRGEVDVVVTGADRVAANGDSANKIGTYSLAVLASYHRIPLYIAAPLSTVDLDAADGSAIPIEERDPGEVTACGGTAVAPAGAVARNFAFDVTPAELISAIITERGVARPPYGPALRELKEGGEI from the coding sequence ATGAAGGGCAGCTCTTTCAAGGCGGTGGATTGGAGGGACGGCAAGGTCATCCTGCTGGACCAGACGCGGTTGCCGGCCGAAGAGGTCTATCTCGAACTGACGGACTGGCGGGAGGTAGCCGAGGCCATCGCCACCATGCGGGTGCGCGGGGCCCCGGCCATCGGCATAACCGCCGCCTACGGCGTGGTGCTGGCGGCGCAGGCGGGCGGTCCGGGGGCGGGATTCACTCTTGCCTGCGACGAGCTGGCGCGCACGCGTCCCACCGCCGTCAACCTTTCCTGGGCCGTGGAGCGCATGCGCGACCTGACGGGAAGAACGTCTGCCGCGGAACTCACCGGCGTGCTGCTCGCGGAGGCGGATCGCATCGCGGCGGAGCAGGACGCCGCCGACCGCGCCATCGGGGAACTGGGGGCCGACCTTCTGCCGGAAGCCTGCCGTGTCCTCACCCATTGTAACGCCGGGGGACTCGCCACCTACTCATACGGCACCGCCCTGGGGGTGATCAAAGCCGCCCATGCACGTGGAAAGGTCGCCCACGTGTGGGTGGACGAGACGCGGCCGCTGCTGCAGGGAGCGCGCCTCACCGCCTGGGAGTTGCAGCGCGAGGGGGTGCCCATGGCGGTGATCTGCGACAGCATGGCGGGGCACCTCATGTCCCGGGGCGAGGTGGACGTGGTGGTCACCGGCGCCGACCGCGTCGCCGCCAACGGGGACAGCGCCAACAAGATCGGCACCTACTCCCTGGCGGTGCTGGCATCCTATCACCGCATTCCCCTGTATATCGCCGCACCGCTTTCGACCGTGGACCTGGACGCCGCGGACGGTTCCGCCATCCCCATCGAGGAGAGGGACCCAGGCGAGGTGACCGCCTGCGGCGGGACCGCGGTAGCTCCCGCGGGAGCGGTGGCGCGCAATTTCGCCTTTGACGTTACACCGGCGGAGCTGATATCGGCTATCATTACGGAGAGGGGTGTGGCGCGCCCCCCCTATGGTCCGGCGCTGCGAGAGCTGAAGGAGGGTGGGGAGATATGA
- a CDS encoding ComF family protein — MHVDTTVALAVYQEPLRSAIHKLKYDNGWRLAPLLGAMAAARLAPILRSPHPVVTFVPMHRRKRRMRGYDHAEKLAQGVGSALGLEVIRLLERSRPTTAQSSLSHEERRRNVRGAFRATDGRLHGEEVVLVDDILTTGYTLSECAAALKVNGAGRVTACVLARDLLCGA, encoded by the coding sequence ATGCATGTCGATACCACCGTCGCCCTGGCGGTATACCAGGAGCCGCTGCGCTCTGCCATCCACAAACTGAAATACGACAACGGATGGAGGTTGGCGCCGCTCCTCGGCGCCATGGCGGCGGCGCGCCTGGCCCCCATATTGCGGTCCCCGCATCCCGTGGTGACCTTCGTCCCCATGCACCGGCGCAAACGGCGCATGCGGGGTTACGACCACGCCGAGAAACTGGCACAGGGGGTGGGTAGTGCCCTCGGGTTGGAGGTGATCCGTCTGCTGGAGAGGTCGCGCCCGACCACAGCCCAGAGCTCTTTGAGCCACGAGGAGAGGCGGCGAAACGTGAGGGGGGCTTTCCGGGCTACCGATGGGCGGCTGCACGGAGAGGAGGTCGTGCTCGTCGACGACATTCTGACCACCGGCTACACCCTCTCGGAATGCGCCGCGGCGCTGAAGGTCAACGGCGCTGGCAGGGTGACCGCCTGCGTCCTGGCCAGAGACCTTCTGTGCGGCGCATGA
- a CDS encoding alkaline phosphatase family protein, which translates to MAKSRVFVIGLDGGSWNVIDPLIARGKMPNLGRLREEGAWGRLMSTLPPVTCPAWFTFSTGQRPSRLGIYDFRGISRGSDRIRMHTYKEIRQPEFWDLLMEEGYTCGIINDPLVYPRKPHRGYIVPGFITPQEEFGSFPAGLMAELDRVAGGYEVDQQAMTIVDDETLLRDCMRVLDKRIKAITYLLREHPSDFFLGVFTATDRICHCFMNQAFLRSGEESERGWEALERVFSLVDEGVGRIVEMASGDDCIIVMSDHGFEARPWNVHVNQWLVDEGLLKVKVVGGLEKIGLTQRGIGRLLKKVGLMDLAYRMAPGRLREMVPAGETNQGEYFIHNLLERGRVDWSGTRALAMGYSCYLNTQDRPRGILSGRDAEEVKRQIEEGLRALTDPGGERGGIELLDTGTAYGTEVPVDPPDQMMRESGGWQLRSSLTRSGEVFTRNERAGHSMEGIFLLHHPWAKAGEIADPLGIEDLAPLILRLYGLPVPVEMDGRVRPDIFGPDTPPREGGVPAGPDATGAEKERIRRRIAALRQSDTV; encoded by the coding sequence ATGGCTAAGAGCCGCGTTTTCGTGATCGGCCTGGACGGTGGGTCCTGGAACGTCATCGACCCCCTCATCGCGAGGGGCAAGATGCCCAACCTGGGAAGGCTGCGGGAGGAGGGGGCGTGGGGCAGACTCATGAGCACCCTTCCCCCGGTGACCTGTCCGGCCTGGTTCACCTTCTCCACCGGCCAGCGGCCTTCGCGGCTGGGGATCTACGATTTCCGGGGCATAAGCCGGGGATCGGACCGCATCCGCATGCATACCTACAAGGAGATAAGGCAGCCCGAGTTCTGGGACCTGCTCATGGAGGAGGGGTACACCTGCGGCATCATCAACGACCCCCTGGTCTATCCCCGCAAGCCGCACCGTGGATACATCGTCCCGGGATTCATCACCCCCCAGGAGGAGTTCGGCAGCTTCCCGGCGGGGCTCATGGCCGAGCTCGACCGCGTGGCCGGGGGATACGAGGTGGACCAGCAGGCCATGACCATCGTCGACGACGAGACCCTGCTCAGGGACTGTATGAGGGTCCTGGACAAACGCATCAAGGCCATTACCTACCTGCTGCGCGAACACCCCAGCGACTTTTTCCTGGGGGTCTTCACCGCCACCGACCGCATCTGCCACTGCTTCATGAACCAGGCTTTCCTGCGCAGCGGCGAGGAGAGTGAGAGGGGCTGGGAGGCCCTGGAGCGGGTCTTCAGCCTGGTGGACGAGGGGGTAGGCAGGATCGTGGAGATGGCTTCCGGGGACGATTGCATTATCGTCATGTCCGACCACGGCTTCGAGGCCAGGCCCTGGAACGTCCATGTCAACCAGTGGCTGGTGGACGAGGGCCTGCTCAAGGTCAAGGTGGTCGGCGGCCTGGAGAAGATAGGGCTGACCCAGCGCGGCATCGGCAGGCTCCTGAAGAAGGTGGGCCTTATGGACCTGGCCTACCGCATGGCTCCCGGCAGACTGAGGGAGATGGTGCCCGCCGGCGAGACCAACCAGGGCGAGTATTTCATCCACAACCTGCTGGAGCGGGGAAGGGTGGACTGGAGCGGCACCCGGGCCCTGGCCATGGGGTACAGCTGTTACCTGAACACGCAGGACCGCCCGCGGGGCATCCTCTCCGGCCGCGATGCGGAGGAGGTCAAGCGGCAGATAGAGGAGGGCCTTAGGGCGCTGACCGACCCCGGAGGGGAGCGCGGAGGGATCGAGCTGCTCGATACCGGCACGGCATACGGGACCGAGGTGCCCGTCGATCCGCCCGACCAGATGATGAGGGAGAGCGGGGGCTGGCAACTGAGGTCCAGCCTGACCAGAAGCGGAGAGGTCTTCACCCGCAACGAGCGCGCGGGCCATTCCATGGAGGGCATCTTCCTGCTGCACCACCCATGGGCGAAGGCCGGAGAGATCGCCGATCCCCTGGGCATCGAGGACCTGGCGCCGCTCATCCTCCGCCTCTACGGCCTGCCGGTCCCGGTGGAGATGGACGGCCGTGTAAGGCCGGACATCTTCGGTCCCGATACCCCCCCGCGGGAGGGAGGCGTTCCCGCCGGGCCGGATGCCACGGGGGCGGAGAAGGAGAGGATAAGGCGCAGGATCGCGGCGCTGCGGCAAAGCGACACCGTCTGA
- a CDS encoding flagellar biosynthesis anti-sigma factor FlgM: MRMHGSEMWERPRFSVAWSGGSGSIPSVDPKINRMILEQLKGMPDVRSELVVYLRRAIEENRYYVPEELVAERMICCLAAVN; this comes from the coding sequence ATGCGAATGCACGGAAGCGAGATGTGGGAACGGCCGCGTTTCTCGGTCGCTTGGAGCGGGGGAAGCGGCTCCATACCCTCGGTTGACCCCAAGATAAACCGCATGATCCTGGAACAGCTGAAGGGGATGCCCGATGTCCGCAGCGAACTCGTCGTATACCTCCGCCGTGCCATCGAGGAGAACAGATACTACGTGCCGGAGGAACTGGTGGCGGAAAGGATGATCTGCTGCCTGGCCGCCGTCAACTGA
- a CDS encoding flippase — translation MSDLQQEFQESLGKIAGGMFVVFLGFVASSVFHFLERMVLFRGLSKSDYGVIMLGAAILEFTVIMAELGMRSGSPRFISYYRGKKDEERIKGAVYATLKIGLISSCAFAVAFFAASGPLAGIFDAPQLTSITRIFAIGLPFMVFIILLSSIFRGFDRVGVKAVFEDTMMWGLIAALMFVALVTDSGLTWAAAALASAAVITCSLTVVYAVRNLPRLLAPVKPVKMGKALILFSIPLAVEGVLNMVMTWADTFMLGIFKTTETVGAYNTAVPFVNLLFMFMLSLIYIFLPVTTKLLSEGKKEQINGIYRSSTKWAMTLTMPLLFIYVLFSEQVITFFAGARYAEASTALVILSLGMSFNVFAGPNGMTLVALGKPRLVLADGTAGVITNVALCWILIPRYGMTGAAIATLSSYVVINVLKSAQIYYLERIHPFTPQYLKPLLLSVLGAVVTYPLFSWALAGRDWCLVPLYFAYLAMGMLMLLLSRCLEAEDVTIICFVLMRMKIRPDRVRDFLNRFVAGAQ, via the coding sequence ATGTCCGATCTTCAGCAGGAGTTCCAGGAATCGCTGGGCAAGATAGCGGGAGGGATGTTCGTCGTCTTCCTGGGGTTCGTCGCCTCCTCCGTCTTCCACTTCCTGGAGCGGATGGTCCTCTTCCGCGGCCTCTCCAAGAGCGATTACGGCGTGATCATGCTGGGCGCCGCCATCCTGGAGTTCACGGTGATCATGGCGGAACTCGGCATGCGCTCCGGCTCGCCCCGCTTCATCTCCTATTACCGTGGCAAAAAAGACGAGGAGAGGATCAAGGGAGCGGTCTACGCGACCCTGAAGATAGGATTGATATCCTCCTGTGCCTTTGCCGTCGCTTTCTTCGCGGCCTCCGGCCCGCTGGCCGGGATATTCGACGCACCGCAGCTGACCTCCATCACCCGCATCTTCGCCATCGGCCTGCCCTTCATGGTCTTCATCATCCTCCTCAGCAGCATCTTCAGGGGGTTCGACCGCGTGGGCGTGAAGGCGGTGTTCGAGGACACCATGATGTGGGGGCTCATCGCGGCCCTGATGTTCGTGGCGCTGGTGACGGACTCCGGGCTCACCTGGGCGGCCGCGGCCCTCGCCTCCGCCGCCGTGATCACCTGTTCCCTGACGGTGGTGTATGCCGTGCGCAATCTGCCGCGCCTGCTCGCGCCGGTGAAGCCGGTGAAGATGGGCAAGGCGCTTATCCTTTTCTCCATACCCCTCGCCGTGGAGGGGGTGCTCAACATGGTGATGACCTGGGCGGACACCTTCATGCTGGGCATCTTCAAGACCACGGAGACGGTCGGGGCCTACAACACCGCGGTCCCCTTCGTGAACCTGCTGTTCATGTTCATGCTCTCCCTCATCTATATCTTCCTCCCAGTGACGACGAAGCTGCTCTCCGAAGGCAAGAAGGAGCAGATCAACGGCATCTACCGCAGCTCCACCAAGTGGGCCATGACCCTGACCATGCCCCTGCTCTTCATCTACGTCCTCTTCTCCGAACAGGTGATCACTTTCTTCGCGGGCGCCCGGTACGCCGAAGCGTCCACGGCCCTCGTCATCCTGTCCCTCGGGATGTCCTTCAACGTATTCGCGGGGCCCAATGGGATGACCCTGGTGGCCCTGGGGAAGCCCCGCCTGGTCCTCGCGGACGGCACGGCGGGCGTGATCACCAACGTCGCCCTCTGCTGGATCCTCATACCTCGTTACGGGATGACCGGAGCGGCTATCGCCACCCTATCATCATACGTGGTCATCAACGTGCTCAAGTCGGCGCAGATATACTACCTGGAGCGGATCCACCCCTTTACCCCCCAGTACCTCAAGCCACTGCTGCTGTCGGTGCTGGGGGCCGTGGTCACCTACCCCCTCTTCTCCTGGGCGCTCGCCGGGCGCGACTGGTGCCTGGTGCCCCTCTACTTCGCCTACCTGGCCATGGGCATGCTGATGCTCCTGCTCTCGAGGTGCCTGGAGGCGGAGGACGTTACCATCATCTGCTTCGTGCTCATGCGCATGAAGATCAGGCCCGACCGCGTGAGGGACTTCCTCAACCGTTTCGTGGCCGGAGCTCAATAG
- a CDS encoding class I SAM-dependent methyltransferase → MENRCPLCASTRTAPFSPLGEGDGRSGEGYRVYGCGDCGVAFTWPRLDTAETSDLYGDDYYSFRSTSLESLPLWGSAATALDRALRLLRGRRSRLADLLERLLFWPARNVPQAVPLFYPGRDVLDLGCGAGDQMALWRRVGRNVRGVDISPRAAAEGGKRGLDIFTGEIWEAGFAAGSFDIVYANQVIEHTGDTHATLREIWRVLRPGGVLIVGVPNTANRFLAVFKSGWAFLQIPFHFLHFDPASLCAALARDGFFIRKVYTITPAAGLLESLARMFPGFGRVYADCHLKAPCIAAYVLLSLLLLPCNLGLRGDLLYVIAVKGGQSPCPGPR, encoded by the coding sequence TTGGAGAACCGCTGCCCCCTTTGCGCATCGACGCGGACCGCACCGTTCTCGCCCCTCGGGGAAGGGGACGGCCGCTCCGGCGAGGGCTACCGTGTATACGGGTGCGGCGACTGCGGCGTCGCCTTCACCTGGCCCAGGCTCGACACGGCCGAGACCTCGGACCTCTACGGGGACGACTATTACTCCTTCCGCTCCACCAGCCTGGAGAGCCTGCCGTTGTGGGGATCCGCGGCCACGGCGCTGGACCGGGCCCTGCGCCTCCTGCGCGGGAGGAGATCGCGTCTCGCGGACCTCCTGGAGAGGCTGCTGTTCTGGCCGGCGAGGAACGTCCCCCAGGCGGTCCCGCTCTTCTATCCCGGGAGGGATGTGCTGGACCTGGGCTGCGGCGCCGGGGACCAGATGGCCTTGTGGCGGCGGGTCGGGCGCAACGTGCGGGGGGTCGATATATCGCCCCGCGCCGCGGCGGAGGGGGGCAAGCGGGGCCTGGATATATTCACGGGGGAGATATGGGAGGCGGGCTTCGCGGCCGGTTCCTTCGATATCGTCTACGCGAACCAGGTCATAGAGCACACCGGCGACACCCACGCCACCCTGCGGGAGATATGGCGGGTGTTGCGGCCGGGGGGGGTGCTCATCGTGGGGGTCCCCAATACCGCCAACCGCTTCCTGGCCGTCTTCAAGTCCGGCTGGGCCTTTCTCCAGATACCCTTTCACTTCCTTCACTTCGATCCCGCCAGTCTCTGCGCGGCCCTCGCCCGGGACGGTTTCTTTATCCGTAAGGTCTACACCATCACCCCCGCGGCCGGGCTCCTCGAGAGCCTGGCCAGGATGTTCCCGGGCTTCGGGCGCGTCTATGCCGACTGCCACCTGAAGGCCCCGTGTATCGCCGCGTATGTCCTGCTGTCACTGCTCCTGTTGCCCTGCAACCTGGGGCTCCGGGGCGACCTGCTGTACGTCATCGCCGTGAAGGGAGGCCAGTCGCCATGTCCGGGCCCGCGGTAG
- a CDS encoding class I SAM-dependent methyltransferase — MNRLAREATYLYAWLRNRKARRYFGHTILDVGCGRGITIRFLPASTSYTGVDVSLPAIERLRELYPAHAFIHHDVDGGLPSGLGDFDTIIMLAVIEHLAAPGRVLEQCREHLRPGGHVVITTPTPSGERLHGFLQRLSLANPGTDQCHQHIFTPAELADLVEGCGLAIAAHRRFELRSNQLLVARAL; from the coding sequence TTGAACAGACTGGCCCGAGAAGCCACCTATCTCTACGCCTGGCTGAGGAACCGCAAGGCCCGGCGCTATTTCGGCCATACCATCCTGGATGTCGGGTGCGGAAGGGGCATAACCATCCGGTTCCTCCCCGCGTCCACGTCCTATACGGGGGTCGATGTGAGCCTGCCCGCCATAGAGAGGCTGCGTGAGCTGTACCCCGCCCATGCGTTCATCCACCACGACGTGGACGGAGGGCTCCCCTCCGGATTGGGGGACTTCGACACCATCATCATGCTCGCGGTCATCGAGCACCTGGCCGCGCCGGGGCGCGTCCTGGAGCAGTGCCGCGAGCACCTGCGCCCCGGCGGGCATGTGGTCATCACCACCCCCACGCCGTCCGGGGAGAGGCTGCACGGGTTCCTGCAGAGGCTGTCCCTGGCCAATCCGGGCACGGACCAGTGCCATCAGCACATCTTCACTCCCGCTGAGCTCGCGGATCTGGTCGAAGGCTGCGGACTGGCCATCGCGGCCCATCGGCGCTTCGAGCTCCGCTCGAACCAGCTCCTGGTGGCCCGCGCGCTCTAG
- a CDS encoding patatin-like phospholipase family protein, which translates to MAKPKVIDLALQGGGAHGAFTWGVLDRLLEDGRIEIEAICGTSAGAMNAVVVADGIDTGGREGARQALQRFWSGVSKAGTYSPFKRTWADMLLGRWSLDFSPGYVFFDALSRMFSPYQLNPLNLNPLRDLVSSLVDFEHVRHAVGIKVFVVATNVRTGKQKVFRRQEMTVDMVMASACLPLVFQAVEIDGEAYWDGGYMGNPALFPLVDDCRSRDIVIVQINPLYREEIPRTAPDILNRINEITFNASLIKEIKAIAALKELISEEGLEGRKFKDVLFHRIHAEDELADMGVSSKLNSEWAFLEHLHDIGYRAASGWLDESYDDLGKRSTLDVESIYLRWKEENF; encoded by the coding sequence GTGGCAAAACCGAAAGTGATCGATCTGGCCCTGCAGGGTGGCGGGGCCCACGGGGCGTTCACCTGGGGGGTGCTGGACCGCCTGCTGGAGGACGGCCGCATCGAGATCGAGGCCATCTGTGGCACCAGCGCCGGGGCCATGAACGCGGTGGTGGTGGCCGACGGCATCGACACCGGCGGCCGGGAGGGAGCCCGCCAGGCGCTGCAGAGGTTCTGGTCCGGGGTGAGCAAGGCGGGTACCTACTCTCCCTTCAAGCGCACCTGGGCCGACATGCTCCTCGGCCGCTGGAGCCTGGACTTCTCGCCCGGCTACGTCTTCTTCGATGCCCTTTCGCGCATGTTCTCCCCCTACCAGTTGAACCCCCTCAACCTCAATCCCCTGCGCGACCTGGTCTCCTCCCTGGTGGACTTCGAGCACGTGCGCCACGCCGTGGGCATCAAGGTCTTCGTGGTGGCCACCAACGTACGCACCGGCAAGCAGAAGGTCTTCCGCCGCCAAGAGATGACCGTGGACATGGTCATGGCCTCCGCCTGCCTGCCCCTGGTCTTCCAGGCGGTGGAGATAGACGGCGAGGCCTATTGGGACGGCGGCTACATGGGCAACCCCGCCCTCTTCCCCCTGGTGGACGACTGCCGCTCCCGGGATATCGTCATCGTGCAGATCAACCCCCTCTACCGGGAAGAGATACCCCGCACGGCGCCGGACATCCTCAACCGCATCAACGAGATCACCTTCAACGCCAGCCTGATCAAGGAGATAAAGGCGATAGCGGCCCTGAAGGAGCTTATATCCGAAGAAGGCCTGGAGGGCCGGAAGTTCAAGGACGTCCTCTTCCACCGCATCCACGCCGAGGACGAACTCGCGGACATGGGCGTCTCGAGCAAGCTCAACTCGGAGTGGGCGTTCCTCGAGCACCTGCACGACATCGGGTACCGCGCGGCCTCGGGCTGGCTCGACGAGAGCTACGACGACCTGGGGAAGCGTTCCACCCTGGATGTCGAGTCCATCTATCTCCGCTGGAAAGAAGAAAACTTTTAA